Proteins from a genomic interval of Flammeovirgaceae bacterium SG7u.111:
- a CDS encoding type IX secretion system membrane protein PorP/SprF, whose translation MKLLKINLTTLLAALLTLIGTQAFAQQEPMYSQYMFNGVSINPAYVGSHEAVSLSALARRQWTGLEGSPTTETFTIHSPLGKGTGLAGGLNIIHDQIGATNRVSVATAFAYQIPLGFGKLSFGVKTGLINYRTDYSKLTVQNPNDFVYGGAQVVSEVTPDVGAGVYYYSDKFFAGLSVPSILNTGSTSSEGISIENIKKHYFLYSGYVFTLSETLKLKPNVLVKAVEGAPVQLDLNANMYYKDIFGVGLSYRSLDALALIMQYNISPKLSFGYSYDFVTTTELSQVQYGSHEFVLNYRFSFDKNILLTPRYF comes from the coding sequence ATGAAACTACTGAAGATAAATTTAACTACCCTACTAGCAGCTTTATTGACATTAATTGGTACACAAGCTTTTGCCCAGCAAGAGCCCATGTATTCTCAATACATGTTCAATGGCGTAAGTATCAACCCTGCTTATGTGGGCAGTCACGAAGCCGTTAGCCTTTCGGCTTTGGCAAGAAGGCAATGGACAGGGCTAGAAGGCTCGCCTACCACCGAAACCTTTACTATCCACAGTCCTTTAGGCAAAGGTACCGGACTAGCAGGAGGACTCAATATTATTCATGACCAGATCGGCGCTACCAATAGGGTTTCAGTTGCCACGGCATTTGCTTACCAAATACCGCTAGGCTTCGGCAAGTTATCTTTCGGGGTAAAAACTGGTTTGATCAACTACCGCACTGATTACTCAAAGTTGACAGTTCAAAACCCCAACGATTTTGTATACGGAGGGGCACAAGTTGTTTCTGAAGTTACACCCGATGTAGGAGCTGGGGTATACTACTATAGTGATAAGTTTTTTGCTGGACTTTCTGTACCATCTATCCTCAATACTGGCAGTACTTCATCGGAAGGTATTTCAATAGAAAATATCAAAAAACATTATTTCTTATACTCTGGCTATGTGTTCACCCTTTCAGAAACGCTTAAGCTAAAACCAAATGTATTGGTGAAGGCTGTAGAAGGGGCACCTGTTCAGCTTGACCTGAATGCCAATATGTATTACAAAGATATTTTCGGTGTAGGGCTGTCGTACCGTTCACTCGATGCTCTGGCACTTATTATGCAATACAATATTTCACCGAAACTTAGCTTCGGCTATTCGTATGATTTTGTAACCACTACCGAGCTCAGCCAAGTTCAGTACGGTTCACATGAATTTGTACTCAATTACAGATTTAGTTTCGATAAAAATATATTGTTGACCCCAAGGTATTTCTAA
- the pnp gene encoding polyribonucleotide nucleotidyltransferase, which yields MKVVNKSFELPDGRVISIETGKLAKQADGSVVVRMGNTMLLATVVANEEAREGVDFLPMSVDYQEKFAAAGKIPGGFLKREGRLSDYEILISRLVDRACRPMFPDDYHCETQIFISMISADENSLPDQLAALAASAALAVSDIPFNGPISEVRVVKHGDEYVVNPTPAVIEESSLNLIVAATIDNITMVEGEMDESSEEDILEALQVAHDAIKTQCQVQIELSEEVGSTKKREYAGDKEDAELKAKMMDELFDKFYEVALKQINNKDLRKKAFSEVKDAYLESLPEDDDTLDMDLIGRYLKSIEKKACRDLVLNTGGRLDGRALNEIRPIWGEVDYLPSAHGSAVFTRGETQSLTSVTLGTKLDEQMIDSAMRKGYNKFILHYNFPGFSTGEVRPNRGPGRREVGHGNLAYRALVGMLPEDNPYTIRVVSDILESNGSSSMATVCAGSLAMMDSGLKVKAPVSGIAMGMISDPETGKYAILSDILGDEDHLGDMDFKVTGTAKGITACQMDIKIDGLSYDVLKEALLQAKEGRAHILGEMNKVISEPREDYKAHAPRSVIVEIEKDMIGALIGPGGKVVQEIQKESGATVVIEETEKCGVVNVFATDGDSMDDALGRIRAIIAIPEVDTVYDGIVKSITPFGAFVEFMKGKEGLLHISEITWERLETMDGVMEEGEEIKVKLVEVDKKSGKYRLSRKVLLPKPEGYKAPQGGGGRRRPPRN from the coding sequence ATGAAAGTAGTAAACAAAAGTTTTGAGTTGCCTGATGGACGGGTAATTTCAATTGAGACAGGTAAACTTGCCAAACAAGCAGACGGATCAGTAGTAGTGAGAATGGGTAACACCATGCTATTGGCAACAGTAGTGGCAAATGAAGAAGCTAGAGAAGGAGTTGATTTCTTGCCGATGTCTGTAGACTATCAAGAAAAATTTGCAGCAGCAGGTAAGATTCCTGGTGGCTTTTTGAAGCGTGAGGGCAGGCTGAGCGATTATGAGATATTGATTTCACGCTTGGTAGATAGGGCTTGTAGGCCTATGTTCCCAGACGACTACCACTGCGAAACCCAGATCTTTATTTCAATGATCTCGGCAGATGAAAATTCACTTCCAGACCAGTTGGCGGCACTTGCTGCTTCTGCTGCTTTGGCAGTTTCAGATATTCCGTTCAACGGTCCTATTTCAGAAGTAAGGGTAGTGAAACACGGCGATGAGTACGTGGTAAACCCAACTCCTGCGGTAATAGAAGAATCTAGCCTCAACCTGATAGTGGCTGCTACCATTGATAACATTACCATGGTAGAAGGTGAGATGGATGAATCTAGCGAGGAAGATATTCTTGAGGCACTGCAAGTAGCACATGATGCTATCAAAACACAGTGCCAAGTACAGATAGAACTCTCTGAAGAAGTAGGCTCTACCAAAAAGCGTGAATATGCAGGCGATAAGGAAGATGCTGAGCTTAAAGCCAAAATGATGGACGAGCTTTTCGATAAGTTTTACGAAGTTGCTCTTAAGCAAATCAATAACAAAGACTTGCGTAAGAAAGCATTTTCGGAGGTAAAAGATGCGTACCTAGAATCTTTGCCAGAAGACGATGATACATTGGATATGGACTTGATAGGTCGTTACCTTAAGTCTATTGAGAAGAAAGCTTGTCGTGATTTGGTATTGAATACAGGTGGAAGGCTAGATGGTCGTGCTCTTAACGAGATCCGTCCTATCTGGGGGGAAGTAGATTACTTGCCTTCTGCACACGGTTCAGCGGTATTTACTCGTGGTGAAACCCAATCGCTAACTTCTGTTACTTTGGGCACCAAGCTTGACGAGCAAATGATTGATAGCGCAATGCGCAAGGGATATAACAAATTTATCCTTCATTATAATTTCCCAGGTTTTTCTACTGGTGAGGTAAGACCTAACCGTGGACCAGGACGTAGGGAAGTTGGTCATGGTAACTTAGCGTACAGAGCACTTGTAGGTATGTTGCCAGAGGATAACCCTTACACAATTCGTGTAGTTTCTGATATTTTGGAATCAAACGGATCGTCTTCAATGGCTACTGTTTGCGCTGGTTCTTTGGCAATGATGGATAGTGGCTTAAAAGTTAAAGCTCCTGTATCGGGTATTGCTATGGGTATGATATCAGATCCTGAAACTGGAAAGTATGCTATCCTTTCAGATATTTTGGGAGACGAGGACCATTTAGGAGACATGGACTTCAAAGTGACTGGTACTGCAAAAGGGATCACAGCTTGCCAAATGGACATCAAAATTGATGGTTTGTCTTATGATGTGCTGAAAGAAGCATTGTTGCAAGCAAAAGAAGGTCGCGCGCATATCTTGGGCGAAATGAACAAGGTGATCAGCGAGCCTAGAGAAGATTATAAAGCTCACGCTCCAAGGTCGGTAATTGTTGAGATCGAAAAAGACATGATCGGTGCTTTGATTGGGCCTGGTGGTAAAGTCGTCCAAGAGATCCAAAAGGAATCTGGGGCTACGGTTGTGATCGAAGAAACTGAAAAGTGTGGTGTAGTAAATGTATTTGCTACTGACGGCGACTCTATGGACGATGCCTTAGGCAGAATTAGAGCAATTATTGCTATTCCTGAAGTAGATACTGTGTATGATGGAATCGTTAAGTCTATAACACCATTTGGAGCATTCGTAGAATTTATGAAGGGCAAAGAAGGGTTGTTGCACATTTCTGAGATTACTTGGGAAAGGCTAGAAACTATGGATGGTGTGATGGAAGAAGGTGAGGAAATAAAAGTGAAGTTGGTAGAAGTTGATAAAAAATCTGGTAAATACAGATTGTCAAGAAAAGTATTGCTGCCAAAACCAGAGGGTTACAAAGCTCCTCAAGGTGGTGGCGGAAGGAGAAGGCCTCCTCGCAACTAA
- a CDS encoding sigma-54 dependent transcriptional regulator has protein sequence MDIEDIQSVKQRFGIIGNAPSLNRAIEVAMLVAPKDSTVLITGESGSGKESFSKIIHQLSHRKHGEFIALNCGALPEGTIDSELFGHEKGAFTGATEARKGYFEVTDKGTIFLDEIAEMPLETQARLLRLLENREFIKVGSSKIRKTDVRVVAATNVDLWKHVEDGKFRKDLYYRLSTIPIYVPPLRERGDDILLLFRKFSSDFAEINRAKPLVLDEQAQHLLMGFRFPGNIRQLKNIAEQMSVMESDRFISAETLRRYLPANQSNYLPALVNQQDRINANTSDSFSERDLLYKVLFELKRDVAELKKIVLGMGAGPGVERQSPVYAKPDSLMPTVPHAHDTHTDDESDDDGYLSYVGNEGRASKKTLNIDTIDDITHEMEDESFSLQKNEKEMIVKALKKNSKKRKDAARDLGISERTLYRKIKLYDIDE, from the coding sequence ATGGATATAGAAGACATTCAATCGGTTAAACAACGCTTTGGTATCATTGGAAACGCCCCCTCGCTCAATAGAGCTATAGAGGTGGCTATGCTGGTTGCACCTAAGGATTCTACGGTGCTCATAACGGGAGAGAGTGGTAGTGGTAAAGAGTCTTTTTCCAAAATCATCCATCAGCTCAGCCATAGAAAACACGGTGAGTTTATTGCCCTTAACTGTGGTGCGTTGCCAGAAGGAACCATTGATTCTGAACTTTTTGGACATGAAAAAGGAGCTTTTACAGGTGCTACAGAGGCCAGAAAAGGTTATTTTGAGGTAACTGATAAGGGTACTATTTTCCTAGATGAAATTGCCGAAATGCCTTTGGAAACTCAAGCTAGACTATTGAGGCTACTTGAAAACAGAGAGTTTATAAAGGTTGGTTCTTCAAAAATAAGAAAGACCGATGTGAGGGTGGTTGCAGCTACCAATGTGGATTTGTGGAAGCATGTAGAAGATGGAAAGTTTAGAAAAGACTTGTACTACAGACTCAGTACTATCCCCATTTATGTGCCCCCATTGAGGGAGCGAGGCGATGATATCCTTTTGCTTTTTAGGAAGTTTTCTTCCGATTTTGCAGAAATAAACCGTGCGAAACCATTGGTGCTTGACGAACAGGCCCAACATTTATTGATGGGGTTTAGGTTTCCAGGGAACATCCGCCAACTTAAAAATATTGCAGAGCAAATGTCTGTGATGGAGTCCGATAGATTCATTTCTGCGGAAACCTTGCGCAGGTACTTGCCTGCCAACCAATCAAACTATCTCCCTGCATTGGTAAATCAACAAGATAGAATCAACGCAAACACATCTGATAGTTTTTCCGAGCGGGATCTGCTTTATAAAGTTCTTTTTGAACTCAAAAGAGATGTTGCGGAGTTGAAAAAAATAGTGTTGGGAATGGGCGCTGGCCCGGGCGTAGAACGGCAGAGTCCCGTGTATGCCAAACCCGATTCACTAATGCCTACTGTGCCTCATGCGCACGATACTCACACAGATGATGAGTCCGATGACGATGGTTACTTGTCCTATGTTGGTAACGAAGGCAGGGCTTCTAAAAAAACATTGAATATCGACACTATTGACGATATTACCCACGAGATGGAAGATGAGTCTTTTTCTTTGCAAAAAAATGAGAAAGAGATGATAGTGAAAGCCTTGAAAAAGAACAGTAAGAAACGAAAAGATGCGGCGAGAGATTTGGGTATTTCGGAGAGGACGCTGTATAGGAAAATTAAGCTTTATGACATTGATGAATAG
- a CDS encoding universal stress protein → MYDISRLLVILDKDKDDAQLIKSVGNFCKRAPVLQVYFLHVAKSLEIPDDLKEKYPNLLAPVDESIRKEIETEVEKSFIDSPDVAIEVLVEEGNEVKTILKKIKIKEIDLTIINLDKENKKSTHLVEKVVQLAKCSVVVVPKDRVIHDREINKMLVPIDFSETSKMAVQMALAFQKGLDNAEIIFQHVYSVPAGYHTSGKSYEEFAKVMEENAKKMHKKFTANIEMGEVKSKCIYTLDENEEPSDKIHLAALEEKVNAIAIGSKGRSGAASFLLGSTTERLLRYHADLPIFVVKDKKEQFDIFDALKAI, encoded by the coding sequence ATGTATGATATCTCAAGACTATTAGTCATTTTAGACAAAGATAAAGATGACGCCCAGCTGATAAAAAGTGTGGGAAATTTTTGTAAAAGAGCTCCTGTGCTGCAAGTTTATTTTTTGCATGTAGCAAAATCACTCGAAATCCCTGATGACTTGAAGGAAAAATACCCCAACCTTTTAGCCCCTGTTGATGAAAGCATTCGGAAAGAAATAGAAACAGAGGTTGAAAAAAGCTTTATTGACAGCCCCGATGTAGCCATCGAAGTATTGGTAGAAGAAGGGAATGAGGTCAAAACTATCTTGAAAAAGATAAAGATCAAAGAAATAGACCTGACCATTATAAACCTTGACAAAGAAAATAAGAAGAGCACTCACTTAGTTGAAAAAGTGGTTCAACTTGCGAAATGTAGCGTGGTGGTAGTTCCGAAAGATCGGGTGATTCACGATAGGGAAATCAATAAGATGTTGGTACCAATCGATTTTTCTGAGACTTCAAAAATGGCCGTGCAGATGGCATTAGCCTTCCAAAAAGGATTAGACAATGCTGAAATCATTTTCCAGCACGTGTATTCTGTCCCAGCTGGCTACCATACATCAGGCAAGTCTTACGAGGAGTTTGCTAAGGTAATGGAAGAGAATGCTAAGAAGATGCATAAAAAATTCACTGCAAACATTGAAATGGGTGAAGTCAAATCTAAATGTATTTACACGCTAGATGAAAATGAAGAGCCTTCAGATAAAATCCATTTGGCAGCTTTGGAAGAAAAGGTGAATGCTATAGCCATAGGTTCTAAGGGACGCTCAGGGGCAGCCTCTTTTTTACTTGGCAGTACTACAGAAAGGCTTCTTCGCTACCATGCAGACCTTCCTATTTTTGTGGTAAAAGACAAAAAAGAACAGTTTGATATATTTGATGCACTAAAGGCAATTTAG
- the rpsO gene encoding 30S ribosomal protein S15, translating into MYLEKETKAEIFEKHGFNKSAADTGSPEAQIALFTHRISHLTEHLKENKKDASTRRGLLMLVGKRRKLLDYLIKKDITRYRAIIKELGIRK; encoded by the coding sequence ATGTACCTAGAAAAAGAAACGAAGGCAGAGATTTTCGAGAAGCACGGTTTTAATAAATCGGCAGCGGATACAGGTTCACCTGAGGCTCAAATTGCTCTTTTTACACACAGAATCAGTCACTTGACTGAGCATTTGAAAGAAAACAAGAAAGATGCTTCTACTCGTAGAGGTCTTTTGATGCTTGTTGGTAAGAGAAGAAAATTGTTGGATTACTTGATCAAGAAAGATATTACTCGTTACAGAGCTATCATCAAAGAATTAGGTATCAGAAAGTAA
- the lysA gene encoding diaminopimelate decarboxylase: protein MELNGNQYQIQGVNLLDIAEEFGTPVYVYDAEKITSQVEKLKKSFDKSTLKIKYAMKSLSNISILQLMRKAGTGLDVVSIQEAQIGLKAGYKASDILFTPNCVGFEEIEEAVELGLAINIDNISILEQFGHKYHGTVPCCIRLNPHIMAGGNAKISVGHLDSKFGISIFQLRHILRVVKTYGIKVNGLHMHTGSDILNSEVFLQGAEILFDAAKEFKDLEFIDFGSGFKVAYKEDDVTTDMEELGKKIQTAFKSFCKEYGRELEIWFEPGKFLVSESGFFLTKANVIKHTPSAVFVGVDSGLNHLIRPMMYDSYHEIMNVSNPHGKSRIYAVVGYICETDTFGWDRKLNEVRENDIIAIKNAGAYGYSMSSNYNSRFRPAEILIHEGKAHLIRKRENMDDLMRNQVDIFANKEVELAPVEDSAKS, encoded by the coding sequence ATGGAACTTAACGGAAACCAGTATCAAATCCAAGGGGTAAACCTCCTTGACATCGCCGAGGAGTTTGGAACTCCTGTCTATGTGTATGACGCGGAAAAAATCACTTCCCAAGTTGAAAAGCTCAAGAAGTCTTTTGACAAGAGTACATTAAAGATAAAGTATGCGATGAAATCTCTCTCTAACATCAGTATTTTGCAACTGATGCGAAAGGCGGGAACTGGGCTAGACGTAGTTTCCATCCAAGAAGCACAAATTGGCTTGAAAGCTGGCTACAAAGCTAGCGATATACTTTTCACGCCCAATTGCGTAGGGTTTGAGGAAATAGAGGAAGCAGTTGAATTGGGCTTAGCGATCAACATTGACAATATCTCTATCTTAGAGCAATTTGGACACAAATACCATGGGACTGTTCCGTGTTGCATTAGGCTCAACCCGCACATTATGGCAGGTGGAAATGCTAAAATCTCCGTAGGACATTTGGACTCGAAATTTGGTATTTCCATTTTCCAACTCCGCCATATTCTCCGAGTTGTAAAAACATACGGGATAAAAGTAAATGGTCTACACATGCACACTGGCTCGGATATTTTGAATAGCGAAGTTTTTTTACAAGGTGCAGAAATCTTATTTGATGCGGCTAAGGAGTTTAAAGACCTAGAGTTCATAGACTTTGGTAGCGGGTTCAAAGTGGCCTACAAAGAAGACGACGTGACCACAGATATGGAAGAGCTCGGCAAAAAAATACAAACTGCTTTCAAAAGCTTCTGCAAAGAATACGGAAGGGAGTTGGAAATTTGGTTTGAGCCAGGGAAATTCTTGGTGAGCGAATCAGGCTTTTTCCTTACCAAAGCCAATGTAATCAAACACACTCCCTCAGCTGTATTTGTGGGGGTCGATTCGGGCTTGAACCACCTTATACGCCCAATGATGTACGACTCGTACCATGAAATAATGAATGTGAGCAACCCCCATGGGAAAAGCAGGATCTACGCAGTGGTTGGCTATATCTGCGAAACTGACACTTTCGGTTGGGACAGAAAGCTTAACGAAGTAAGGGAAAATGACATCATTGCCATCAAAAATGCGGGTGCCTATGGCTACAGCATGAGCTCTAATTATAATTCTAGGTTTAGACCTGCAGAAATATTAATTCATGAAGGCAAAGCTCATCTGATTAGGAAAAGAGAAAACATGGATGATTTAATGCGCAATCAGGTAGATATTTTTGCCAATAAGGAGGTGGAATTAGCACCGGTAGAGGATTCTGCAAAGTCATAA
- a CDS encoding dihydrofolate reductase — protein MLLTIIVAVAKNGVIGVNNTLPWRLSADLKFFKQTTTGHHIIMGRKTYESIGKPLPNRTTVIVTRQKAYSAEGCLVAHSLEEGVEIAKKNGDAEAFLIGGGELYQQGVTLCDKIHLTKVDASPEGDAFFPELDPKEWLIVNEEQHKADEKNQFDFTFVEMKKA, from the coding sequence ATGCTTTTGACTATCATAGTTGCTGTTGCCAAAAATGGCGTTATCGGTGTAAACAATACGTTACCTTGGCGCTTATCTGCCGACCTCAAATTTTTTAAGCAGACAACCACAGGACACCATATCATTATGGGAAGAAAAACCTACGAGTCTATAGGCAAGCCACTGCCCAACCGAACCACAGTGATTGTGACCCGTCAGAAAGCCTATTCGGCAGAGGGTTGTTTAGTAGCACACTCGTTAGAAGAAGGGGTTGAAATAGCAAAAAAGAATGGAGACGCAGAGGCTTTCCTGATTGGTGGTGGAGAGCTTTACCAGCAAGGGGTAACGCTTTGTGATAAGATACACCTCACCAAAGTGGACGCCAGTCCTGAGGGTGATGCATTCTTTCCTGAGCTTGATCCGAAAGAATGGCTAATAGTAAATGAAGAACAGCATAAAGCTGATGAGAAAAACCAGTTTGACTTTACCTTTGTAGAAATGAAAAAAGCCTGA
- a CDS encoding tetratricopeptide repeat protein has product MIDITSERQKEIIDNFMHKLPSIRPNVKEEVSVDLALDLYEKSVATEGFKATETYARILAKQGKNEKAINIYEQLILKYPQKSSYFANLIENLRKE; this is encoded by the coding sequence ATGATTGATATTACTAGTGAGCGGCAAAAAGAGATTATAGACAACTTTATGCACAAGCTGCCAAGCATAAGACCAAATGTAAAAGAGGAGGTTTCGGTGGATCTAGCCCTTGATCTGTATGAAAAAAGTGTAGCGACGGAAGGTTTCAAAGCAACCGAAACTTATGCAAGGATTTTGGCTAAGCAGGGGAAAAATGAGAAAGCTATTAATATTTATGAGCAGTTGATATTGAAATATCCCCAAAAAAGCAGTTACTTTGCAAACCTTATTGAAAATCTAAGAAAAGAGTAG
- the secG gene encoding preprotein translocase subunit SecG: MLVFIIVLILVIATLLVLVVLAQDSKGGGLTGNMGGASQLMGTRRTTDWIEKATWTLAVALFVLALGSQVFIDRSGNSQGINSPNIERATDGGAVGGSVIPEDLEVPLPEEGEGSDDAILELTEPAEDGDATITEETEDGGN, from the coding sequence ATGTTAGTTTTTATAATAGTATTGATTCTGGTAATTGCAACCCTTTTGGTGTTGGTAGTCCTTGCGCAAGATTCGAAGGGCGGAGGATTGACAGGTAATATGGGTGGTGCTAGCCAGCTTATGGGTACTCGCCGCACTACTGATTGGATAGAAAAAGCGACATGGACTCTTGCAGTTGCATTGTTTGTATTGGCTCTTGGTTCTCAGGTTTTTATCGATAGAAGTGGTAATAGCCAAGGGATAAACTCTCCAAACATTGAGCGTGCTACCGATGGTGGTGCTGTAGGTGGAAGTGTTATTCCTGAGGATTTGGAAGTTCCTCTTCCTGAAGAAGGTGAGGGGTCTGACGACGCTATTTTAGAACTTACCGAGCCTGCTGAAGACGGTGATGCTACTATTACTGAAGAAACTGAAGATGGAGGTAACTAA
- a CDS encoding LptE family protein gives MNRKYMFLLRVGLPLLIVLASCRRLPNATFTGFNLPPEVKTFSVDNFAFEAFDGPADLAIRFTEEMREYYQRNSPLEQKIGNGDLQFSGRITGYRINPVAAGAGEFQGAQLQRLTISVSVNYINLFDEETSFENQSFQFWADFPADENISDVEQGLIDEIFEQIIFDIYNKTVADW, from the coding sequence ATGAATAGAAAATATATGTTTTTGTTGAGGGTAGGATTGCCCTTGCTCATTGTCTTGGCTTCTTGTAGGAGGTTGCCAAATGCTACGTTCACAGGCTTTAATCTGCCTCCTGAAGTAAAGACATTTTCAGTAGATAACTTTGCCTTTGAGGCATTCGATGGGCCTGCTGACTTGGCCATTAGGTTTACCGAGGAAATGCGAGAGTATTACCAACGAAATTCGCCTTTGGAACAGAAAATTGGAAATGGCGATTTACAGTTTTCAGGTCGGATTACAGGATATAGAATCAACCCGGTGGCAGCTGGGGCGGGAGAGTTCCAAGGAGCGCAATTGCAGCGTTTAACTATCTCTGTATCTGTTAACTATATCAATCTTTTTGACGAGGAGACAAGTTTCGAAAATCAAAGTTTCCAATTTTGGGCGGACTTTCCTGCAGATGAAAATATTTCCGATGTGGAGCAGGGTCTGATTGACGAGATTTTTGAACAGATAATTTTTGATATCTATAACAAGACAGTGGCAGATTGGTAG
- a CDS encoding sigma-70 family RNA polymerase sigma factor — MRQLKISKQITNRESQSLDKYLQEIGKVDLLSPDEEVELAMRIREGDQLALEKLTKANLRFVVSVAKQYQNQGLSLGDLINEGNLGLIKAAQRFDETRGFKFISYAVWWIRQSILQALAEQSRIVRLPLNRVGSLNKISKKFSELEQRFEREPSPDEIAEVLEVTINEVVDTMKISGRHVSMDAPFKSGEENNLYDVMESETGKKPDTELMNDSLRREVQRALSTLSKREGDVITLYFGLNGETSMTLEEIGEAFNLTRERVRQIKEKAIRRLRHTSRSKTLKPYLG; from the coding sequence ATGAGACAATTAAAAATAAGTAAACAGATCACCAACCGTGAAAGTCAATCACTTGACAAGTACTTACAAGAAATCGGCAAAGTAGATTTACTATCTCCCGATGAGGAAGTGGAGTTGGCCATGCGGATAAGGGAAGGAGATCAGTTAGCACTAGAAAAACTAACCAAAGCCAATCTGCGATTTGTGGTGTCTGTTGCCAAACAATACCAAAATCAAGGCCTTTCATTAGGAGACTTGATAAATGAGGGAAACCTTGGTTTGATAAAAGCAGCCCAACGCTTCGACGAGACCCGCGGCTTTAAGTTTATTTCTTATGCAGTTTGGTGGATAAGACAATCGATTCTTCAAGCACTTGCAGAGCAATCACGGATAGTGCGTTTGCCACTCAATAGAGTTGGCTCTCTCAATAAGATTTCTAAAAAGTTTTCGGAACTGGAACAACGCTTTGAGCGTGAACCATCGCCTGATGAAATCGCCGAAGTATTGGAAGTTACCATCAATGAGGTGGTAGATACTATGAAAATATCTGGTCGCCATGTTTCTATGGATGCACCATTCAAGTCGGGAGAAGAAAATAATTTGTACGATGTAATGGAGAGCGAAACAGGGAAAAAGCCCGATACCGAGCTTATGAACGACTCGCTGCGAAGAGAAGTTCAACGTGCCCTTTCTACGCTCAGTAAGAGAGAAGGCGATGTGATTACACTCTACTTCGGCTTAAATGGGGAAACTTCCATGACGTTGGAAGAAATAGGGGAGGCTTTTAATCTAACCCGAGAACGAGTTAGGCAAATTAAGGAAAAAGCAATAAGGAGATTGCGACATACCTCTCGCAGCAAAACCTTAAAACCCTATTTAGGGTAA
- a CDS encoding uracil-DNA glycosylase family protein has protein sequence MEKLLSEIKKCEICKAELPLGTNPVVVAHPEAKLVIIGQAPGTKVHQTGIPWNDPSGRQLRKWLGMTDELFYDKEHVAIVPMGFCYPGKGKSGDLPPRPECASLWHEPLFSQMPQLRLTLLIGQYAQAYYLQAKRKKNLTETVRNYEEYLPTFFVLPHPSPRNRFWLKNNPWFELEILPRLKQEVEAITTGKGQ, from the coding sequence ATGGAAAAATTGCTTTCTGAAATAAAAAAATGTGAAATATGTAAGGCTGAATTGCCTTTAGGCACAAATCCAGTAGTGGTTGCCCATCCAGAGGCAAAGCTGGTCATCATTGGGCAAGCACCTGGAACAAAAGTGCACCAGACAGGTATTCCTTGGAACGACCCAAGCGGTAGGCAGTTGCGGAAATGGTTAGGCATGACCGATGAATTATTTTATGATAAAGAGCATGTTGCTATAGTGCCTATGGGGTTTTGCTACCCCGGCAAAGGAAAATCTGGCGATTTGCCACCCAGGCCAGAGTGCGCTTCCTTGTGGCATGAGCCATTGTTCAGCCAGATGCCGCAGCTTAGGCTCACTTTGCTCATAGGGCAATATGCTCAAGCTTATTATCTACAAGCCAAGCGGAAGAAAAACCTAACGGAAACGGTGCGTAACTATGAAGAGTATTTGCCTACTTTCTTCGTTTTGCCACATCCTTCTCCCCGCAATAGGTTTTGGTTAAAAAATAATCCGTGGTTCGAACTAGAAATACTGCCTCGGCTCAAGCAAGAAGTGGAAGCAATTACGACAGGCAAAGGGCAATAG